One window of the Allosaccharopolyspora coralli genome contains the following:
- a CDS encoding ABC transporter substrate-binding protein: protein MGTPGRRRGRRAAALGAGLACVTALTACAPAEPPNQVNLYYAPEDNLQKVVDRCNAESGGRYNIVYNKLPRDADGQREQMARRLAAQDPAMDILGLDTTWTAEFAEAGWIREWTGDRKAEVSNGTLAGPLASATYEGKLYAAPKNTNVQLLWYRGDLVDQPPRTWDEMLRQADRLEAEGKPSTVLIPGAQFEGYVVQFNTLVASAGGQLVSDDGQRAVVDDGVVRALQALRDLADSGHTSPSMSNAQEDDIRMEFEQGNAAFQLNWPFVYASMKEDSPEQLQNLEWARYPSLDPNKPSKVTIGGFNLGVSQYSQKPDLAFDAASCLRNAESQRFSAVNDGVPPTIESVYAGPGMAEEYPMRDEILAELRDPAIRPVTPAYQNVSTVLAKLLSPASDIEPQRTAERLRNEIQDALDSTGVMP, encoded by the coding sequence TTGGGCACACCCGGCAGACGACGCGGCCGACGCGCGGCCGCGCTGGGCGCGGGACTCGCGTGCGTCACCGCGCTCACCGCGTGCGCGCCCGCCGAACCGCCGAACCAGGTGAACCTGTACTACGCGCCGGAAGACAACCTGCAGAAGGTCGTCGACCGCTGCAACGCCGAATCCGGCGGCCGGTACAACATCGTCTACAACAAGCTGCCCCGCGACGCCGACGGTCAGCGCGAGCAGATGGCGCGCCGTCTGGCCGCGCAGGACCCGGCCATGGACATCCTCGGACTCGACACCACGTGGACCGCCGAGTTCGCCGAAGCCGGCTGGATCCGCGAATGGACGGGCGACCGCAAGGCCGAGGTCTCGAACGGAACCCTCGCGGGTCCGCTGGCGTCGGCCACCTACGAGGGCAAGCTGTACGCGGCGCCGAAGAACACCAACGTCCAACTGCTCTGGTACCGCGGTGACCTCGTCGACCAGCCGCCGCGTACCTGGGACGAGATGCTCCGGCAGGCCGACCGGCTCGAGGCCGAGGGCAAGCCGAGCACGGTGCTCATCCCCGGCGCCCAGTTCGAGGGCTACGTCGTGCAGTTCAACACGCTCGTCGCCTCCGCGGGCGGTCAACTCGTCTCCGACGACGGCCAACGCGCTGTCGTCGACGACGGCGTGGTGCGTGCCTTGCAGGCCCTCCGCGACCTCGCCGACTCCGGGCACACCAGCCCGTCGATGTCGAACGCGCAAGAAGACGACATCCGTATGGAGTTCGAACAGGGCAACGCCGCTTTCCAGCTCAACTGGCCGTTCGTCTACGCCTCCATGAAGGAGGACTCGCCGGAGCAGCTGCAGAACCTCGAGTGGGCGCGCTACCCCAGTCTCGACCCGAACAAGCCCAGCAAGGTCACCATCGGCGGTTTCAATCTCGGCGTCAGCCAGTACTCGCAGAAGCCCGACCTCGCCTTCGACGCCGCGAGTTGTCTGCGCAACGCCGAAAGTCAACGCTTCTCCGCGGTCAACGACGGCGTGCCGCCGACGATCGAGTCCGTCTACGCCGGGCCGGGAATGGCCGAGGAGTACCCGATGCGCGACGAGATCCTCGCCGAACTCAGGGATCCCGCCATCAGGCCCGTCACCCCCGCCTACCAGAACGTGTCCACAGTGCTCGCGAAGCTGCTCTCGCCCGCCTCCGACATCGAGCCGCAGCGCACCGCCGAACGGCTCCGCAACGAGATCCAGGACGCACTCGACTCCACCGGAGTGATGCCGTGA
- a CDS encoding carbohydrate ABC transporter permease: MSAATRISTSERKAPLSEGKRAERRLGWLLCAPAAIVMLAVTAWPIAYAVWLSFQRFDLKFPGQREFIGLDNYVTVLTNQYWWTAFGVTVFITAVQVIIELVLGMILALIMHRALVGRGLVRTVTLVPYGIVTVVAAFSWRFAWTPETGYLANALTPNGAPLTEQGSSLAIIILAEVWKTTPFMALLLMAGLALVPEDLLKAASVDGAGPWQRFTKVMLPVMKPAILVALLFRTLDAFRVFDNIVVLTEGAQDTSSVSVLAYNNLIKGLNLGIGSTMSVLIFIAVAIIAFVFVKLFGTAAPGSDEKDGRG; this comes from the coding sequence GTGAGCGCCGCCACCCGCATCTCCACGTCGGAACGAAAAGCGCCACTGAGCGAAGGCAAACGCGCCGAACGGCGGCTCGGCTGGCTGCTGTGCGCTCCGGCCGCGATCGTGATGCTCGCGGTCACCGCATGGCCCATCGCGTACGCGGTGTGGCTCTCGTTCCAGCGGTTCGACCTGAAGTTCCCGGGCCAGCGCGAGTTCATCGGGCTCGACAACTACGTCACCGTGCTCACCAACCAATACTGGTGGACGGCGTTCGGGGTCACCGTGTTCATCACGGCGGTGCAAGTGATCATCGAACTGGTACTCGGGATGATCCTCGCGTTGATCATGCATCGGGCGCTCGTCGGCAGGGGGCTCGTCCGCACCGTCACGCTCGTGCCGTACGGCATCGTCACCGTCGTCGCCGCGTTCAGCTGGCGCTTCGCCTGGACACCCGAGACGGGCTATCTCGCGAACGCCCTCACGCCGAACGGTGCGCCGCTGACCGAACAGGGCAGCTCGCTGGCCATCATCATCCTCGCCGAGGTGTGGAAGACGACGCCGTTCATGGCGCTGTTGCTCATGGCCGGACTCGCCCTGGTCCCGGAGGATCTGCTCAAGGCCGCCTCCGTGGACGGCGCCGGGCCCTGGCAGCGCTTCACCAAGGTGATGCTGCCGGTGATGAAGCCGGCGATCCTCGTCGCGCTGCTGTTCCGCACGCTCGACGCGTTCCGCGTCTTCGACAACATCGTCGTGCTCACCGAAGGCGCCCAGGACACCTCGTCGGTGTCGGTGCTGGCCTACAACAACCTCATCAAGGGCCTGAACCTCGGCATCGGCTCCACGATGTCGGTGCTCATCTTCATCGCCGTGGCGATCATCGCGTTCGTCTTCGTGAAACTGTTCGGCACCGCCGCGCCCGGCAGCGACGAGAAGGACGGGAGGGGCTGA
- a CDS encoding carbohydrate ABC transporter permease gives MAATAKKKAQWTVLNAVVIVYALLPVLWIVSLSFKTPATIADGNFIPREWTWENYATIFSTSEFTRSLINSIGIALIATLVAVVIGVMAAYAIARLDFPGKRALVAVSLLIAMFPQVSLVSPLFEIERNLGLFDTWPGLILPYTTFSLPLAIYTLSAFFREIPWELEKAAKMDGATPFQAFTKVIAPLAAPGVFTTAILVFIFCWNDFLFAISLTSTEASRTVPVALQFFTGDSQFEDPTGSISAAAVVITIPIILFVLFFQRKIVSGLTSGAVKG, from the coding sequence ATGGCCGCCACGGCCAAGAAGAAGGCACAGTGGACGGTGCTCAACGCCGTCGTCATCGTCTACGCGTTGCTGCCGGTGCTGTGGATCGTGTCGCTGTCGTTCAAGACACCGGCCACGATCGCCGACGGCAACTTCATTCCACGGGAGTGGACGTGGGAGAACTACGCGACGATCTTCAGCACCAGCGAGTTCACGCGTTCGTTGATCAACTCCATCGGGATCGCGCTCATCGCGACGCTGGTCGCGGTCGTCATCGGGGTCATGGCCGCCTACGCGATCGCCCGGCTCGACTTCCCAGGCAAACGAGCGCTCGTCGCCGTCTCGCTGCTCATCGCGATGTTCCCGCAGGTGTCCCTGGTCTCGCCGCTGTTCGAGATCGAACGCAACCTGGGGCTGTTCGACACCTGGCCGGGTCTGATCCTGCCGTACACGACCTTCTCGCTGCCGTTGGCGATCTACACGCTCTCGGCGTTCTTCCGGGAGATCCCGTGGGAACTGGAGAAGGCCGCGAAAATGGACGGCGCCACCCCGTTCCAGGCGTTCACCAAGGTCATCGCTCCGCTGGCCGCGCCGGGCGTGTTCACCACCGCGATCCTGGTGTTCATCTTCTGCTGGAACGACTTCCTGTTCGCGATCTCGTTGACCTCGACCGAGGCGTCACGGACCGTTCCGGTCGCGCTGCAGTTCTTCACCGGTGACTCACAGTTCGAGGACCCCACGGGCTCGATCTCGGCGGCCGCAGTGGTGATCACGATCCCGATCATCCTGTTCGTGCTCTTCTTCCAGCGCAAGATCGTCTCCGGCCTCACATCGGGGGCGGTGAAGGGTTGA
- a CDS encoding ABC transporter ATP-binding protein, translating into MAEIVLDKVSKRYPDGSLAVRDVDLSIGDGEFVILVGPSGCGKSTTLNMIAGLEDVSAGNLIIDGDRVNERAPKDRDIAMVFQSYALYPHMSVFENMAFPLRLAKVDKPTVKERVDEAARVLDLTQHLDRTPANLSGGQRQRVAMGRAIVRSPKAFLMDEPLSNLDAKLRVQMRTSVSKLQKQLGTTTVYVTHDQTEAMTLGDRVVVMRGGLVQQVGSPQELYSNPHNLFVAGFIGSPAMNFLPGEVDDGTLRCAFGDVPLSDRIRRSLEAADAPRELVLGIRPEHFEDAALVDDRRRGHTFTDEVEIVEEMGSDKYVYFTLHSAQAESAQLDELAVDTGTSDLPSDQAHVVTRLSVESTARENQNVEVWFDPDKLHLFDPSTGNAVT; encoded by the coding sequence GTGGCTGAGATCGTTCTGGACAAGGTCAGCAAGCGGTACCCGGACGGTTCGCTCGCGGTCCGCGACGTCGACCTGAGCATCGGCGACGGCGAATTCGTCATCCTCGTCGGCCCTTCCGGATGCGGGAAGTCCACTACGCTCAACATGATCGCCGGGCTGGAGGACGTCAGCGCGGGCAACCTGATCATCGACGGCGACCGGGTCAACGAGCGTGCGCCGAAGGACCGGGACATCGCCATGGTGTTTCAGTCGTACGCGCTGTACCCGCACATGAGTGTCTTCGAGAACATGGCGTTCCCGCTGCGGCTGGCCAAAGTGGACAAGCCGACGGTCAAGGAACGGGTCGACGAGGCCGCCCGTGTTCTCGACCTCACCCAGCATCTCGACCGCACCCCCGCCAACCTCTCCGGCGGCCAGCGGCAGCGGGTCGCGATGGGGCGTGCGATCGTCCGGAGCCCCAAGGCGTTTCTCATGGACGAGCCCCTGTCCAACTTGGACGCCAAGCTCCGGGTGCAGATGCGCACCTCGGTCTCGAAGCTGCAGAAGCAGCTCGGCACCACCACCGTGTACGTCACCCACGACCAGACCGAGGCCATGACGCTCGGCGACCGGGTCGTCGTGATGCGCGGCGGTCTGGTGCAGCAGGTCGGCTCGCCGCAAGAGCTCTACAGCAACCCGCACAACCTGTTCGTCGCGGGCTTCATCGGCTCGCCGGCCATGAACTTCCTGCCCGGTGAGGTCGACGACGGGACGCTGCGGTGCGCGTTCGGCGACGTGCCGCTGAGTGATCGCATCCGCCGCTCGCTGGAAGCCGCCGACGCGCCGCGCGAACTCGTGCTCGGCATCCGGCCGGAGCACTTCGAGGACGCCGCGCTCGTCGACGACCGTCGCAGGGGCCACACCTTCACCGACGAGGTCGAGATCGTCGAGGAGATGGGTTCCGACAAGTACGTCTACTTCACCCTGCACAGCGCGCAGGCGGAGTCGGCGCAGCTGGACGAGCTCGCCGTCGACACCGGCACGTCCGATCTGCCGAGCGACCAGGCGCACGTCGTCACCCGGCTGTCGGTGGAGTCGACGGCGCGAGAGAACCAGAACGTCGAGGTGTGGTTCGACCCCGACAAACTGCACCTGTTCGACCCCTCGACGGGCAACGCCGTCACCTGA
- a CDS encoding magnesium and cobalt transport protein CorA produces MPSLPSLGLRHRSSRVKNAAPRPPQSRPLSVVDCAVYVDGHRLAGHWSHGEAIEEVRGRGTGFVWIGLHEPDEQQINGIAETFGLHELAVEDAVHAHQRPKLDRYDDSVFMVLKTVRYVANEKLTATSEIVESGELMAFVGHDFVITVRHGKHAGLGVVRRQLESDPEQLALGPAAVLHGVADHVVDSYLDVTEAIQGDIDTIEAEVFAPRTTIDAEQIYLMKREVLDLRRAVMPLAKPLKRLAEGYTPMVPEQVRSYFRDVDDHLTTVSERVVSFDELLTTLVDATLAKITLRQNTDMRKISAWVAIISTPTMIAGIYGMNFENMPETNTVFGYPVTLLVMLGCCIALFKIFRKNGWL; encoded by the coding sequence GTGCCCAGCCTGCCTTCGCTCGGTCTGCGCCATCGCTCGTCGCGCGTGAAGAACGCCGCGCCGCGTCCGCCGCAGTCGCGCCCGCTGTCCGTCGTGGACTGCGCGGTGTACGTCGACGGGCATCGCCTGGCGGGCCACTGGTCGCACGGCGAAGCGATCGAGGAAGTGCGCGGCCGCGGCACCGGGTTCGTCTGGATCGGCCTGCACGAGCCGGACGAGCAGCAGATCAACGGCATCGCCGAGACGTTCGGCCTGCACGAGCTGGCCGTCGAGGACGCGGTTCACGCGCATCAACGGCCGAAGCTGGACCGCTACGACGACAGCGTGTTCATGGTGCTCAAGACGGTCCGCTACGTCGCCAACGAGAAGCTGACCGCGACCAGCGAGATCGTCGAGAGCGGCGAGCTGATGGCGTTCGTCGGCCACGACTTCGTCATCACGGTGCGACACGGCAAGCACGCGGGCCTGGGAGTGGTGCGCAGGCAGCTCGAGTCCGACCCCGAGCAGCTCGCGCTCGGGCCCGCAGCGGTGCTGCACGGCGTCGCCGACCACGTGGTCGACAGTTACCTCGACGTCACCGAGGCGATCCAGGGCGACATCGACACGATCGAGGCCGAGGTGTTCGCACCCCGTACCACGATCGACGCCGAGCAGATCTACCTGATGAAGCGCGAGGTGCTGGACCTGCGGCGCGCGGTGATGCCGTTGGCGAAGCCGTTGAAGCGGCTCGCCGAGGGGTACACGCCGATGGTGCCCGAGCAGGTGCGGTCGTACTTCCGCGACGTCGACGACCACCTGACGACGGTCTCGGAGCGGGTCGTCTCGTTCGACGAGCTCCTGACCACCCTGGTGGACGCGACGCTGGCGAAGATCACGCTGCGGCAGAACACCGACATGCGCAAGATCTCGGCTTGGGTCGCGATCATCTCGACACCGACGATGATCGCCGGGATCTACGGGATGAACTTCGAGAACATGCCGGAGACGAACACGGTGTTCGGATATCCGGTGACGTTGCTGGTGATGCTGGGCTGTTGCATCGCCCTGTTCAAGATCTTCCGGAAGAACGGGTGGTTGTGA
- a CDS encoding NUDIX hydrolase: protein MIVSDRNPLPCVGAVVHDDQGRLLLVRRANEPRRGLWSLPGGRVESGESDRSAVAREVLEETGLSVTVGPIVGRTTVHSGSVTYGITDYSCWSSGETPCAGDDAAAAMWVGSATFATLDAADALTEGLAALLRSWNCLPTAE, encoded by the coding sequence ATGATCGTATCGGACCGGAACCCGCTGCCCTGCGTCGGTGCCGTGGTACACGATGACCAGGGACGATTGCTGCTGGTCCGCCGCGCGAACGAGCCGCGTCGCGGCTTGTGGTCGTTGCCAGGGGGCCGAGTGGAGTCCGGGGAATCCGACCGTTCAGCGGTGGCGCGGGAAGTCCTGGAGGAAACGGGACTGTCGGTGACCGTCGGGCCGATTGTCGGACGCACCACGGTTCACTCCGGGTCGGTGACGTACGGGATTACCGATTACTCCTGTTGGAGCAGCGGGGAGACGCCGTGTGCCGGCGACGACGCCGCCGCGGCAATGTGGGTGGGCAGTGCGACTTTCGCCACACTCGACGCCGCGGATGCTCTGACCGAGGGACTCGCGGCCCTGTTGCGTTCCTGGAATTGCCTCCCGACCGCGGAGTGA
- a CDS encoding cytochrome c family protein, whose protein sequence is MNMKKILTWAGIAFLLFFLISSPAQASDVVNGLLGSLRQAAEAVITFMQNLFQ, encoded by the coding sequence GTGAACATGAAGAAAATCCTCACCTGGGCCGGGATCGCGTTTCTTCTCTTCTTCCTGATCTCCTCCCCAGCCCAGGCCAGCGATGTCGTCAACGGACTGCTCGGCAGCCTCCGGCAGGCGGCAGAGGCCGTCATCACTTTCATGCAGAACCTGTTCCAGTAA
- a CDS encoding PH domain-containing protein encodes MFAPRDPDEYLLDTERRVIRVRRHWAHLVWDLFEAVGLLVGVVMVSYLLPGGVWWAQNILWYAGLFVLIRFAYSVIEWYVERIVVTDKRFMIITGIVTSSVQMMPISKVTDLTYHRSVAGRAFGYGTMVVESAGQIQALNKIEYLPNPEEVFDAISHLVFGDKKVQQDRFSMLKARRAAVGARKSKLAK; translated from the coding sequence GTGTTCGCACCGAGGGATCCCGACGAATACCTTCTCGACACCGAGCGGCGAGTCATTCGTGTCCGCCGTCACTGGGCCCACCTGGTGTGGGACCTGTTCGAGGCGGTCGGGCTCCTGGTCGGAGTGGTCATGGTGTCCTACCTGCTGCCCGGCGGGGTCTGGTGGGCGCAGAACATCCTCTGGTACGCGGGGCTGTTCGTGCTCATCAGGTTCGCCTACAGCGTCATCGAATGGTATGTCGAGCGCATCGTGGTCACCGACAAGCGCTTCATGATCATCACCGGCATCGTCACGTCGTCCGTGCAGATGATGCCGATCAGCAAGGTCACCGACCTCACGTATCACCGCAGCGTCGCGGGCCGCGCGTTCGGCTACGGCACCATGGTCGTTGAATCCGCAGGTCAGATCCAGGCGCTCAACAAGATCGAGTACCTGCCGAACCCCGAAGAGGTTTTCGACGCCATCTCGCACCTGGTGTTCGGGGACAAGAAGGTGCAGCAGGACCGCTTCTCCATGCTCAAGGCCCGGCGCGCCGCGGTCGGCGCACGCAAGTCCAAGCTCGCCAAGTAA
- a CDS encoding PHP domain-containing protein → MAIDLHTHSTESDGTDTPTELVAAAAAAGLDVVALTDHDTTAGWAEAERAVRDQAGHVRVVPGAELSCQCPDGQGRHITVHMLAYLFDPRSEALVAEQARLRAERRTRLRVMATRMADDGFPVDPDALMDALPEDSPGGRPHLARMLVQAGAAEDVNDAFARYLGNHGRYYLPRTDTPVFKAVDMIAEAGGVTVLAHPFATARGRTVSARTIAELAAAGLSGVEIDHPDHDSDAREQLREIAGTLDLVPTGSSDYHGTNKTIPLGAETTDPESLDRLAQRATGSKIFG, encoded by the coding sequence GTGGCTATCGACCTGCACACGCACTCGACCGAGTCCGACGGCACCGACACGCCTACCGAACTCGTCGCCGCGGCCGCGGCGGCAGGGCTCGACGTCGTCGCCCTCACCGACCACGACACCACGGCCGGGTGGGCGGAAGCCGAACGCGCCGTGCGTGACCAGGCCGGCCACGTGCGGGTCGTCCCCGGCGCCGAACTCTCCTGCCAGTGCCCGGACGGGCAGGGCCGCCACATCACCGTCCACATGCTGGCCTACCTGTTCGATCCGCGGTCCGAGGCGCTCGTCGCCGAACAGGCCCGGCTCCGAGCCGAACGCCGCACGCGGCTGCGCGTCATGGCCACCCGGATGGCCGACGACGGCTTTCCTGTCGATCCGGACGCGCTGATGGACGCGCTCCCCGAGGATTCACCCGGCGGACGGCCGCACCTCGCCCGCATGCTCGTCCAGGCCGGTGCCGCCGAGGACGTCAACGACGCGTTCGCCCGCTACCTCGGCAACCACGGCCGCTACTATCTGCCGCGCACCGACACTCCGGTCTTCAAGGCCGTCGACATGATCGCCGAGGCGGGAGGGGTGACCGTTCTCGCGCATCCGTTCGCGACCGCGCGCGGCCGGACGGTCTCGGCACGGACCATCGCCGAACTCGCGGCGGCAGGACTCAGCGGTGTCGAGATCGACCATCCCGATCACGACAGCGACGCGCGGGAGCAGCTCCGCGAGATCGCCGGGACTCTCGACCTCGTGCCCACCGGCAGCAGCGATTACCACGGGACGAACAAGACGATTCCGCTCGGAGCCGAGACCACCGATCCCGAATCGCTGGACCGGTTGGCGCAACGCGCCACCGGCAGCAAGATCTTCGGGTGA
- a CDS encoding RecB family exonuclease: MQGQLGLEGIPAELVRITPARLNTWAACPRRYRMAYVDRPTPPRAGPHVEATVGAAVHNALKAVSELPATQRTSEKAVSELRRCWKHDGFRDRTQSVRHRDRAAGWLSEYVAGRDGDLSPLAVERWVSAPAGSIIAEGRVDRVDQRGEEIVVVDYKTGRHVPETDDARTSRALALYAIAARRTFRKPCRRVELHHVPSSTVASWEHTEDSLAEHLADAGQTAGRIGRATEAHAAGEDRDVWFPPRTGGHCSRCDFPAHCPEGTQAAPDLAPWAKVERDDAT; the protein is encoded by the coding sequence GTGCAGGGGCAACTCGGTCTTGAAGGCATCCCGGCCGAGCTGGTGCGGATCACGCCCGCTCGGCTGAACACCTGGGCCGCGTGTCCCCGCCGGTACCGGATGGCGTATGTCGATCGGCCGACGCCGCCCCGCGCCGGACCGCACGTCGAAGCCACCGTCGGCGCCGCGGTCCACAACGCGCTCAAGGCGGTGTCGGAACTTCCCGCCACGCAGCGCACGTCCGAGAAGGCCGTGTCCGAGCTCCGCCGCTGTTGGAAGCACGACGGTTTTCGCGACCGCACTCAGTCGGTGCGGCACCGTGATCGCGCCGCAGGGTGGCTCTCCGAGTACGTCGCGGGCCGGGACGGGGATCTCTCGCCGCTCGCCGTCGAGCGGTGGGTCTCCGCGCCGGCTGGCTCGATCATCGCCGAAGGCCGTGTCGACCGCGTCGACCAGCGCGGCGAGGAGATCGTGGTGGTCGACTACAAGACCGGCAGGCACGTGCCCGAGACCGACGACGCCCGCACGTCGCGAGCGCTCGCGCTGTACGCGATCGCGGCTCGCCGCACCTTCCGCAAGCCGTGTCGCCGGGTCGAGCTGCACCATGTGCCGAGCTCAACCGTAGCCTCGTGGGAGCACACCGAGGATTCCCTCGCCGAGCACCTCGCCGACGCGGGGCAGACTGCCGGGCGGATCGGCCGTGCCACCGAGGCACACGCGGCCGGCGAGGATCGCGACGTCTGGTTCCCGCCGCGCACCGGCGGGCACTGCTCGCGCTGCGACTTTCCGGCACACTGCCCGGAGGGCACACAGGCCGCACCGGACCTGGCGCCATGGGCGAAGGTGGAGCGCGACGATGCGACCTGA
- a CDS encoding Rv3212 family protein, which produces MTVAGPERRTRADLVAVVVLVVAAVVATTVVWVTSDARATLSEISPRIPAPEQPVAVPPELTEAWRAPSGATPEPVTAGPGVITGDGSTVRGHDPRTGEEQWRYARDLPLCTVGAEWRGAIAVHRKGDGCSEVTALEGATGTRGPQRNSDAELGTRLLSDGTYVTATGTGIVESWRSDLVRTQQYGVPAAPKNAGNNLPRPGCRTVSVGVGDDRVGLVEACPGEQSDRITVIKARPEDDEQPEQVLSVALGSADASIVAVSQQFVAAVLRDRGEVAVYDTDGNRRQSFPARTEALPPDEVRVEATTPGEPLTWFTGRDTVALAPNSFTPLWTVPDTLGSGALFAGKLLVPVRNGLAVIDPRSGARETMIPVDRGGFDGPVEVAVLGDTVLEQRGDTLVALR; this is translated from the coding sequence GCTGTCGTCGCGACGACCGTGGTGTGGGTCACCAGCGACGCGCGCGCCACCCTCTCCGAGATCTCGCCTCGGATCCCCGCACCGGAACAGCCCGTCGCCGTCCCGCCCGAACTCACCGAGGCATGGCGCGCCCCCAGCGGGGCGACACCCGAGCCGGTGACCGCAGGACCGGGGGTGATCACCGGTGACGGCTCCACCGTGCGCGGCCACGATCCGCGAACCGGCGAGGAGCAGTGGCGCTACGCGCGCGATCTCCCGCTGTGCACGGTCGGCGCCGAGTGGCGCGGTGCGATCGCCGTGCACCGGAAAGGCGACGGCTGCAGCGAGGTCACGGCGTTGGAGGGCGCGACCGGCACACGCGGTCCGCAGCGCAACTCCGACGCCGAACTCGGAACCCGGCTGCTCAGCGACGGCACGTACGTGACCGCCACCGGAACCGGCATCGTGGAGAGTTGGCGCTCGGACCTGGTGCGTACCCAGCAGTACGGCGTTCCGGCGGCACCGAAGAACGCAGGCAACAACCTTCCGCGCCCGGGGTGCCGGACGGTGTCGGTCGGAGTCGGTGACGACCGGGTGGGGCTCGTGGAGGCATGTCCCGGCGAGCAGAGTGACCGAATCACGGTGATCAAGGCGCGCCCCGAGGACGACGAACAACCGGAGCAGGTGCTCTCCGTCGCTCTCGGCAGCGCAGACGCGAGCATCGTCGCGGTCTCCCAGCAGTTCGTCGCGGCCGTTCTCCGCGACCGCGGCGAGGTCGCGGTCTACGACACGGACGGGAACCGCCGACAATCGTTCCCGGCTCGGACGGAGGCGTTGCCGCCGGACGAGGTTCGCGTGGAGGCGACCACACCCGGTGAGCCGCTCACCTGGTTCACCGGCCGGGACACCGTCGCCCTGGCACCGAACTCGTTCACCCCGCTGTGGACCGTGCCCGACACGCTCGGCTCGGGGGCGTTGTTCGCGGGCAAGCTGCTGGTGCCCGTGCGGAACGGGCTCGCGGTGATCGACCCGAGATCGGGAGCTCGCGAGACGATGATCCCCGTCGATCGCGGTGGGTTCGACGGTCCCGTCGAGGTCGCCGTGCTCGGAGACACCGTGCTGGAACAGCGCGGCGACACGCTTGTCGCTCTGCGCTGA